A genomic stretch from Aerococcaceae bacterium zg-1292 includes:
- a CDS encoding sugar ABC transporter permease encodes MKQGVEYYMLNRLKRKYDLSGYLFIAPAMVFFVTFVLYPMIKGIHMSLYRFRGRRQLFVGLDNYLKLLDDRVFLRSMGNTMFIVAIAVPIVVVLSLFIAINIYNKSAAVRSFFRGVFYLPAVSSVVSITVVWLWIYNPDFGILNYVLKSMHIVDGNVQWLGNSATAIYAIIVVLITTSIGQPIILYIAALGNVPVELIESAKIDGATNWTIFKNIIWPLIIPTTLYIVVTTTINSFQIFALIQLMTAGGPNYATSTVMYLVYETGIKIQDYGKASAMGVILAAIIALISTLQFKYLNRDID; translated from the coding sequence ATGAAACAAGGAGTTGAGTATTACATGTTAAATCGTTTGAAACGTAAATATGATTTGAGTGGTTACCTATTTATTGCTCCGGCCATGGTATTCTTTGTGACATTTGTCTTGTATCCGATGATTAAAGGGATTCATATGTCATTGTATCGTTTCCGTGGGCGTCGACAATTATTCGTTGGATTAGATAATTACTTAAAGTTATTAGATGATCGCGTATTTTTACGTTCCATGGGTAATACCATGTTTATTGTTGCGATTGCAGTGCCAATTGTAGTGGTCTTATCACTCTTTATAGCGATTAATATTTACAATAAATCGGCGGCTGTTAGAAGTTTCTTCCGTGGTGTATTTTATTTACCAGCGGTATCTTCTGTTGTATCCATCACTGTAGTATGGTTATGGATTTACAACCCGGATTTTGGTATTTTAAACTATGTGCTAAAATCAATGCATATTGTCGATGGTAATGTACAGTGGCTAGGAAATTCAGCAACTGCGATTTATGCTATTATTGTCGTTTTAATTACAACAAGTATCGGACAACCGATTATTTTATACATTGCCGCATTAGGAAATGTGCCGGTGGAACTGATTGAATCCGCCAAAATTGATGGGGCAACTAACTGGACTATCTTTAAAAACATTATTTGGCCATTAATCATTCCTACAACCTTGTATATTGTGGTTACGACTACGATTAATAGTTTCCAAATTTTCGCATTGATTCAATTGATGACGGCCGGTGGACCAAACTATGCGACATCAACCGTTATGTACTTAGTATATGAAACAGGTATTAAGATTCAAGATTATGGTAAAGCGAGTGCAATGGGTGTTATCTTAGCAGCGATTATTGCTTTGATTTCAACATTACAATTCAAATACTTGAACCGCGATATTGATTAG